Genomic window (Drosophila willistoni isolate 14030-0811.24 chromosome 2L unlocalized genomic scaffold, UCI_dwil_1.1 Seg196, whole genome shotgun sequence):
CAGAAATCGAAACTCGAGAGTACATTTTTATTTCCGAAAAACTTTAAGAGCCAAGAAGAAATTTTGTAGTAGCGTCTTAcctaaattttctatttttattaaactttGAAAAGTTTCTCTGTCTGCTTAAATAATGTACAATaaattctgtttgtttttctttatattaatGGAACggtttaaatcttttaatccTACAACGATTGTTTTAGGTTTTGACTTATGTTTATGTTAAGATCAttgaaaaagattttttttaatttgaaattgtgtactaaatttctttaaaaaccTAGAATATCGACTCAATAAATTCAATTGCTCGTTCTttgtaataaaaacaaaaaatattattcgaagTTAGTTATTATAGTATtatagtatatataatatagagtTATAGATTTGGACGATTTGTacgaattttaatattttttttaagatttagtaTATTAAACATGTAAGAGAAGTTTACGTAGACCAAAAGAGGTTACCAATTTTTTAATCATGCTATAAAATTGTACATTTCCATTTGGTAAGAATCTATTAATCTATCAAAACTAATCTCTTCTCTGCTGGTTCTATGACAAGAGTAACAATCCTTTAATATCCTCAatgaataaaaacaaatttgattacTATTAAGagaattttcaaacaaaatttGCTATTATAATACCCCATAAATGTattcattaaataaatacttGATGAAATTTCTTCTATTTGTGCAACCGAGCAACCAAAAATGATTCTCTAATTTATCTATGGGAATAACCACTTTTCGTATTcccaaaaagaaacaacaccAAAACGAACAACAACCCCCAAGATACAAGTCCACTTGAAATTTTTCCTCCATGTTGTTTTCTCTGcctggttttcttttttttcgtttttggcattgAATTGAAACAATCTTTTGCGCATTAATTTAACTTTGCCGGTTAAACataaatgttttcaatatttagcCCCCGAACGATGTGAGAGACCTCTGAGCTTTGACTTCCCACGCAACAGCAGGGGTGGCTAGCTACTGGCTCTGTCCAAGAGGGTGGGCCCAAGGCACGAAGATCATCATCACAGTCAACACCATCAGCATAATATACACGTCAAAACTTCCAATTAGAGACAATCATTCGGCTATGGGACGAAAACTGTTCGGTGGTTGATTCTACATTCGAGTTCCAGCAACAAAAGCCAAGGCCTAGTCCTGACAACGATTCATTCCTTGGATTACGTTCGCGCCACCAACATTGAGGACCAGCAATACCTTGATACGGGGTGGATTTTTGTTGGATTTTGGGTAGATTTATACAACATTCACATGGATCGGGTTTGCGAAATGTCATCGAATATAGTTAAATGGTTCTGTTTTTATTGCGGTTCGAGTCAATTAAGTGGAATATTGtgcgttttcttttttgttctgAATGGATTTTCGTGTAAAAACCTGaacacatatatgtaaacataaacatatttcCATATCGAGCACTTGTTGGTGTTTAATTTATGCACAGCTGGGCCCCCTTTCCCAGGATACATTCTCATATGTGGTTAAATATGATTTTTATGTCCTTTCTTGTGACATTTTATATGGACCATGAAGTGAACACTTCATTGCATTAAAGCTAATCgaaaatattattgcattGGCATATGTagattaaataaatcaatacAAAATGTGGTTAACTCAAGTTTAACCTGGGAATCCAATTTCCTCAAATTTATCATATGTGCAAACTTCAACCAAAAAATGAttcaaaaaatgttaaaacacAGACACTTTTGTTGGATTAACACCTGCTAAAAAATGTCAaagaaaattcatttaaaaaacatCTTCCACCCTAATCGATATCAAGTTACTTACATACACCCAAAGTGGATATAGACACTTggaattttataaaaaagaGTGTTAGGTATTATTTTAGAACacaaattttccaaattttccGATGGATTACAAATTCGTACAGAACTTTCTTTTAGGTGTATGTATCTTCTTCATggtttaaataaaagtttgaatttatgaaaattcattttgatattttaatcaattgtgaaatgaaatgattttAATCCAAATTTAAGTTTTCTTCAAAATGACTTCAAAAAAGAGTTGAATATCTTTATTGAGTCATTGTATATGGTGGTACTttataagaaaattaaaaaaaaaaaacttttctgtcttaactaaaaacaaattaaattacaagAGAACTTTTTCTGGGCCTCCAAAGTTAACCAAAAAAGAGTAAAGGATAAATCTACGCTGGATCATATGGAATCAAAGTTTTATTTAGTATAGATGTAATTCTAGTCCTGACATTAAGTCgttcgaaaaagaaaaattgtttttgccaatttttctatttaatgttaaacaaaaaaaggaaaacaaaatccTTTAATTCTGAATGTGGGCAGGATCAGAATGGTGACCAATCTGAGTCGATTGTACTTTGTTTCATTAAAATCGGTTTAGAATTTCGGGCTGTATGTTTAATACGATTTCATTGAACGTCAAGATGTCGCTTTTCAAGTTTGAAAGATGACCTCACATGACATAAAACGTTATACACTCGTGGACAAATAAATAGGTGTGAGCCTTTTTGTCAAATGtccctaaaaaaaaaaatttgcaagtTCCACgatcagaaaatttaaaaatatacagTTTTCGAATCCTGAGGCTCACACCTATTAATTTGTCAATAACTGTATCTCCTAAATCATTTGGAGTTTAAAAAAATCCCTTTAGAACCATTTACTCAAATTAATAAttcaatataaaaaactaaaaattgaaagagaaatataattttcCAATAAAGAATGCccatttaaattcaataaacCAAAATTGTATTCGAGTTTAAAATGAACACATAAAATCACAATAATCAACACTAAAGGACTATAAAAATTGATAGCTCGATTCTGAACCCTGAAACCCCTTAGAAGTTTATGCgttagttatttttttgtaaaataaaaaaaatattaaaaaatccTAAATCACTGAATATATTTCTGTCTAAATTTCGAGCTCCGTGATATTGATTTAACCTTTCTTTACTTACTAATACAATTTAACAATCTTACTACTGATTAGCAATATATATAAGTGATTTTTTATACGATTTCAATTACGAACTTATCGATAAATGGCTGTCATTAAGTTCAATCAGTAGGCTtcgaaaaaatattttctgttttgtcaAATTGTGTTTAATTTCTCTTGGCTCTTtgtgaaaaaattaaaaaaaaaaaaattgcatacaacttttatttttagatcCATTAAAAGAGCGTAAAAATTGTGTCTTAGtataatcaaaatcaaaaatttttcgaaattacattaaaatataaagaaaaacaaaaataaacaaggaTTGAAGATGTTTTTCTGTGGCCTCTTGTTCCATCGTGCTAAGTAAGTACATAGATTCATTTTCATATATCGCTCAGATGTGGCTTCTTTTACATATACACGACTCTCTTGATTTTTGTGGGGCTTATCTCAAAAATTTCTCTCATTTTCACACTCACGCATCCAAAAATTGTATTCACTTTAGTCCACGACGAGAGAATTGCGTTGAGTAATTTCGGAATTTGCCGAATCCGAATGTATTTGAAGCAGTGAATAATAAATAACATATGTTTGGTTCGTCAGAGTTTGCCGGTTATAGTTATCGAATAtagacgtcgtcgtcgtcttcgttGAGTTGCACAAAAAGagaatatattttgtttatttctgcCACAGACAAACTGTTGCCCCCTGCACACAAcgtgtggttgttgttgttgctctgaTGTAATCGAAGCATGTGAAATGAAATGTTGATACGGCAGACAATGAGGCTGCTTATAGGCAGCCAGCAGCAAAGATGTTGCCTCGAGAGCTTCACTGGATGCAGGAGATGTAAGTGGGAGATGCACACGCACTTTAACTTCACAATTAGACactattgttgttttttttatttggagAAACATTAACATTATAGTATAAAAGGGGGGGAGCTAAAATAACACAATTCACATTCCACTAATGCCAGGGCACTTGATTGCCAATGGTGCCTTTTTTATAGAACTTGGCCGTGGCTGAGGCTGTATTGGCCAACGTTGGTGTTGGCGGTGCTGGCTCATAGGTAGGACCACCGCCTTCAGTACAGGCCTTTAGGACGGCAGCACATCTCCATTGGCGGGAATAGTTCATGCGCCAGAGACGCACACAACCATCATCGCCCGTAGAGATAAGCATTGTCGCTAACATATTCCAACAGACTCGCCACACCGGGCAATTGTGATCACTGTATTTAACCGTTTGTATGTCCAATTTGGAGGTCCCGGTAGAGTCACTGCAAAAATAAGTTTAATTAATACATTTGAATAGCCAAAATCAGTAAGGTCTTACGTCACTCCACGTATGTTGACTATGTAGAGATCTTTACTGGCCACAGCCAGCATATGGAAAGTTCGTCCTGCATTGGGGGCAAAGGCCACATCTGTCACAGGATCAGTTATGTCATTAACAGTCTCAATTTTTACACATTTACGGGCATTTTCGCTATAGGCAAACAGGAAGACCTTGCCGGTTGGCGTGGCGGAGTCATCACTGCCGGCCTAGAAGACAACATATTAGCAACAAAGATCATTCCAAAGTCCCAAACACTTACAGCCAGCAATTGGGTGACCATATACATGGATTTGTTCCAAGAGAGACAACTTAACGACAATTTATTGGCTATCTCATGTTGTACAGGCCATTGGGAAAGATTCATTATGTCGGGTGCCTCGTATATACGTATAATGCCATCTGCCGAAGCAGTAGCCAACAGCAGGCCCAAATATTTAGGAGCAAACTCCACATCGGTGACGCTGGTTCGTGAATCCACCAGAGTGGTGCGTCTAACCCAACGCCTTGTGGGCGCATTCGTTGTGGAAACCTTCTCCCCGATAACCTCCTCCCACACCGAAGCTGTGCGATCGAACGAACAGGTGGCCACTACTTGGCCGAATTCCGGATGTGCCCATGTCACTCGCCAAATTGATCCTGAATGAGCCTTCCAACTGCTAGACACGTTCCATTTgctacaaataaaaaaaacgttgTTGCTTCACTCATGAATAGATTAAGTTTCCCGCTAACACTCACCCGGATGCATCTTCGTCCCAGATCTTTACAGTCTGATCGCTGGAACATGTGGCCATGCGGCGGCCATAGTAATCAAAGACCACATCGTGTATAACATCCTTGTGATCGGTAAAAATAGGTTCAACATCAAACATTTTGcgtaaaaaatgcaaatttaatacGCGCTTGTGGAACACCAAACCGGCCGCTAGTGCTGCcagattttttaaataaaaaaatcgaaaaacgTTTCAACGCCCACTGGCGCCATCCATGGCTAGATATAAAAATACAGGCAAAATGGTAACACTGGCGCAAGAagaaccgaaaaaaaaaacaaatccgTATATTGAAGGCGggccgaccgaccgaccgattACGTCCAAGATTAGCTTAAAATTGAATCAAGCTCGTGATAAGAAGTCATAGTGCCTAGTGCTTGTGTTCTGGGATTATCCTAAAGcttttttcttaataaaagGATTTACGTTATTTAACCAAAATTGCTAATAGAAAGAAGCAACGTGCCAAGCGCAATACGATGGAGAAAAGTAAGTGCATGTCAATGGCCCGCGGTGATTCCAAACTAATTACAATTACTAAGTGATAGTGGGCATACATTTGTTTGTATTATGCTAAATATTACCAGTGACCAACCGTAAAAGGTGACGAAAGGGCTTGTGACAAGGGCATGAAACGGTACGgaaaagaatacatatatataggcGCGGGTGAATAACCTTAATGCAATAGCTAAACAGCTGGCCCCAAAACACCTCTGGACTCTGTTTAacatagtttttgttttttaaaccaaatttgtttataaaatcTAATTGTTGTTTGCACTCGAGTCCAAATGGAATCGTTATCGTTTGCATTTCAACACTCTCTCAGCATAATTTCTCCCGCCCTCTCATCATTCTCGCTTGCTCagctgctctctctctctgctctCTCTCGCTTGTCACTGACCTTGATTCCTATTGGGCTTTTCATATGGCGCGATTTCTGAACATATTGTGCCTGATGTAGTGTAGTGGGTgtgcgtcgtcgtcgtccctACAAACCCGAGTATGGGTGGAGAGGGGAAAGACAGATGTGAACAGAGACTTGCCAATGCTTCCGACAAGCCTCAGCCGGCTTCAATTACTTAATATGTGAACTAATTTATGCAATTGAGACTGCAAAGTTgaatatgaaaataaaaaacaagaaaagaatCACTCGCTCCTAGTCCCTACTCTAAGATTAGCTCGAACACGTATCAATTTCACGGCCATCACACGCGACCGCATCTAGGCATCGACATCGGCTATCACCAGACTGGCTGTGGCCACGCGCCAAACATGAATAATACGACCGATATTCCTCCGTGTTAACAGTAAATTTCCGTCTGCCCCGATAAGGCCATCTAGTCAAGTGGGCTCTTAACATTCGGGAGTGCCTGGCCTGCCTTGCATGCCGGCACCAAAACATTGAATCATAATCATGTTTCCATGGTCACCGTAAAAAAATCGgaagatttttatttttgcttttgctctaATCAGATGGAATTCTAGTGGACGATCAAGCGGGCAGGGCAGTCGACGAGACGTTACGGAAAttcttttatgacatttaAAAAACCTCTGctgatttttttattaaacaaaaaaaaaattatcaacaaaCATGATGCCGGCTGTGCTCCTTAGATTTGCGTGCTCAGTTCGTGGGCAATGAattgatattattattattattaacttgATTTTAAGTGCAATCGCAAgttaatttaacaaaaaaaaaaaacagaaacaatctacgtaaatgcaatttaagttgtttttgttgttacttAAGCTTGATTGTCCCCCCCGCCAAAGTGCATCATCGTCAGAGGCAAGAGGCTTCTTAACCCATTGATTACATTGTGGGTGCATTTAACCCATTTTCGGATGAGatgcaatttttttgattttaagaTGCATTTGACTTTTTTATGGTAATTAGCATAGaagaaatccaaaaaaaaaaaactaccaATTTTAGTTTTGCCCAGAACCTAAAAGTAGACATTGAAattttgtcctttttttcaattttagaTAATATGTGAGaatatatgatatatttaaaaaacatacaaatctAACTTTTCAAAAGTCGAAGTGTGCTGGAAAATGGGTTAAAAAGACTTAACTGAATTGACTCTTTGATTGCTTTAGCCAAGACTTAAATAAGGCTTTAGTAAATTGTTTAGCTTAGTTTCTTGATGGTTTAGTTTATGGAGGCTTTCTAATTGTTTTTCAATGGCTTAGTCTGTAGTGATTTTTAGGTTGAAGATGGAAACGCTTACTGGCCCAGATGTCAGGTCcaattcccattccaaaattgatttataatcTGGAGAATGGAAATGTTAAGCCAATTTTGCAGAAAGTCTttagaagttataatttttctgacaatgtgttttttttggttcctAGATCTAAGTGAAACTATTAAGTGTTTAGAAAGTTCAAACTATTTCTATTCAAAAGTCAGGAGTTTAACCCTGCGAAcctcataaaataaaaaagtctTAAGCAGATCGTTCTTAATTAGCGCCAAAATCAAATGCCAATTTTAAGCATCTTAGCCCTTATCTTCACTTTTC
Coding sequences:
- the LOC6640011 gene encoding nucleoporin seh1 encodes the protein MFDVEPIFTDHKDVIHDVVFDYYGRRMATCSSDQTVKIWDEDASGKWNVSSSWKAHSGSIWRVTWAHPEFGQVVATCSFDRTASVWEEVIGEKVSTTNAPTRRWVRRTTLVDSRTSVTDVEFAPKYLGLLLATASADGIIRIYEAPDIMNLSQWPVQHEIANKLSLSCLSWNKSMYMVTQLLAAGSDDSATPTGKVFLFAYSENARKCVKIETVNDITDPVTDVAFAPNAGRTFHMLAVASKDLYIVNIRGVTDSTGTSKLDIQTVKYSDHNCPVWRVCWNMLATMLISTGDDGCVRLWRMNYSRQWRCAAVLKACTEGGGPTYEPAPPTPTLANTASATAKFYKKGTIGNQVPWH